The Candidatus Palauibacter polyketidifaciens genome contains the following window.
TCGAACCGGTCCGTGTAGTTCAGCGTGAGCCCGCTCCCGTTCAGGAACGAGATCCCGAACCCCGCCGTCCGCCTCCGCGTCACGAGGACGGACTCTAGATCCCGGATGTCGTCGAGCTCGACCCAGGGATTGACCTCCTGCACGCCGGGCACCGGCGGCCGCGGGTGGAGCCCCACCGTCGCGTAGCTCTGGCGGATGTCGCGCCGGCGCACGAAGCCCACCGTCGGGTTGAAGTCCTCTCCCACGTGGCGCCACAGCGCGGACACGTCCCACAGTTCGTCGCGCCAGCCGGCCCACATGCGGCCCGCAAGGGCGTTGCCATCGGCATCCGGCGAGTCGGTCCAGGCGAGGAACGGGGCGAGGAGCAGCGACGGGAGCGGCCTCAGGTTCGCATCGAACCCCACGTTGCGGTTGAAGTCGGGGTAGCCCTCGATATCCGAACCCGTCGCCTCCCGGTTGATGAAGATCGCGCCCACGTCCGACGTCCCGAACACGCTCCGGCGCGCCCGCATGACCGAGAAGTTCTCGGCCGGGAGGCCGCGGCCGGACCGGGTCTGGAGGTTCATGAGGCCGACTTCGAACCCGGCCGTCCGGCCCGTGAGCCGCGCGCCGCCAAGGATGGGGATCGGCTCCCCCCGCCCCGTGAGTCCGATGCGGCGCGAGTGGAAGAGGGTGAGGTCGCGCAGCGAGACGCCGGTCCGGTAGCTGCGCTCCGACTGGTCGCCGAAGGCGAACGTGCCGGAGTTCTCGACGAAGAAGTCCCGTTTCTCAGGGAAAAAGAGCGGGAAGCGGGTCAGGTTGACCTGCTCCTGGTCGACCTCGACCTGGGCGAAGTCCGTGTTGTAGGTGAGGTCCAGCGTCAGCCCCGGCGTCACCCCGAACTTCACGTCGAACCCGATGTCGGCCTGGGTGCCGGCGCGCCCTTCCTCGATCAGCGTCCCCGTCTGGTCCTGCGCGAGGGCGTAGGGCTTCACCCGCAGGTTGAGTCCCGGCCCCACACCCCGGAATCCGGTCAGCGTCCCCGCCTTCGACATCTTGTGGATCTGGTCCCTCCGGTCGAGCGGCGCCCAGAACGTATCCTCCGCCTTCCGCCGGATGCGCCGCAGGATCTGGAGTCCCCAGGTCTGGTCCTCCTCCGAGGGATTGAAGCGGAGCGTGGAGAAGGGGATCTCGATCTCCACCGTCCAGCCCTCGTCGCCGCGGGTCGTCTCGACGCGGATGGGGCCTTCCCACGCCTGGTTCTCGGAACGGCTGTCGTCGAAGAGCTGGACGTCCTTGAGCGCCCCACCGGGATTCACGAGGAACATGAACCCGTTGCGGCGGTCGAGGTACGTATCGAGCGCCACGCCGAAGACGTCCGATGACCCGCTGTTGAAGTCCTGCTTCAGGCTGGAGATGAAGTAGCGGTCGGGCTCGGAGTCGAGGCAGATCGCTCCGATGTAGAGGGCCCGGTCGTCGTAAGCGAAGTAGACGACGGTGTTCTCGGTCGCGGGCGCTCCGGTGTCGGGACGGGACTGGACGAATCCGGTCAAGGGCTGAGCCTGCCGCCAGACGGGGTCGTCGAGGCGGCCGTCCACGGTGGGCGGCGTCTCCGTGCGCAGGGCCGCGGCCGTCGGGCGCGGCGCGGACTCGACCGCGATCCGGGCCCGTCCCTCCTGGCCCGGCTCCTGTGCCGTGGCGCCGGCCGGTGCCAGCGATCCGAGCAGGAGGACGGCCGGAGCGAGGCGGAGACCGCCGTTCAGTTCCAGCTCCTTCAGTTCCAACTCCGTCCCCGAAGTTGTTCGACGTCGAGGTTCCCGCCGCTGAGGACGCAGGCGACCTTCGTCCCCGGCGGCGCGTCGATGAGGCCGTGCAGGACGGCGGCGACCGGCGCCGCGGCCGCGCCCTCGGTCACGAGCTTCGCCCGCGTCATCAGCCACAGCATGGCGTCGAAGATGTCCTCGTCGGGAAGCGTCACGACGCGCTCCACGAAACGGCTCACGACGGACGCCGTGTTGTCTCCCACCCGCATCACCTTGAGCCCGTCGATCGCGCAATCCACGGTCTCGA
Protein-coding sequences here:
- a CDS encoding DUF5916 domain-containing protein, whose amino-acid sequence is MELKELELNGGLRLAPAVLLLGSLAPAGATAQEPGQEGRARIAVESAPRPTAAALRTETPPTVDGRLDDPVWRQAQPLTGFVQSRPDTGAPATENTVVYFAYDDRALYIGAICLDSEPDRYFISSLKQDFNSGSSDVFGVALDTYLDRRNGFMFLVNPGGALKDVQLFDDSRSENQAWEGPIRVETTRGDEGWTVEIEIPFSTLRFNPSEEDQTWGLQILRRIRRKAEDTFWAPLDRRDQIHKMSKAGTLTGFRGVGPGLNLRVKPYALAQDQTGTLIEEGRAGTQADIGFDVKFGVTPGLTLDLTYNTDFAQVEVDQEQVNLTRFPLFFPEKRDFFVENSGTFAFGDQSERSYRTGVSLRDLTLFHSRRIGLTGRGEPIPILGGARLTGRTAGFEVGLMNLQTRSGRGLPAENFSVMRARRSVFGTSDVGAIFINREATGSDIEGYPDFNRNVGFDANLRPLPSLLLAPFLAWTDSPDADGNALAGRMWAGWRDELWDVSALWRHVGEDFNPTVGFVRRRDIRQSYATVGLHPRPPVPGVQEVNPWVELDDIRDLESVLVTRRRTAGFGISFLNGSGLTLNYTDRFELLREPFRVSRDATIPTGRYDFGSGSVQYRSAPGRALTGFVRVERGGFFDGTLTSLSGGLMWRPSHHLSVDLSANHNDISLPDGAFTADVFGGRVDYGLSTKVFASAFVQYNAAEDQFVTNVRFNYLYSPLSDIFLVYTERRDLDAGMTVERVLAAKVSKSIGF